A stretch of the Streptomyces ortus genome encodes the following:
- a CDS encoding ABC transporter permease, which yields MLRTALRNVLAHKARLLMTVLAVMLGVAFVSGTLVFTNTISDAYQKSSAKGFDHVDVAVEPEFPPDGRDDLGKDPELTQAMLDKAAKAPGAESAIGVVSGFTAIAGKDGKLIGGGFQSQGGNYWGDKDPRYPLKSGKAPVGKDEVAIDAETARRAGYKVGDTVRLSVDGPVLTPTVTAIFTTDDGNVAAGGSLALFDTATAQRLFHKTGAYGEIDVKAAPGTSQTALRESLEKVLPQDLTSTTTGQQLADSQAEMIEAEMSGLKTGLLVFAGIALFVGTFIIANTFTMLVAQRTKELALLRAVGASRKQVTRSVLLEAFLVGTVAAVTGLLAGIGIGAGLRGLMGLLDATVPAGPLVITPGTVGTSFAVGILITMLAAWLPGRRAAKIPPVAAMSSVHATATTKSLVLRNTLGALVAAAGVTVVLYATTMDGSDGQAPMGFGAALLIIGVFILTPLLSRPLIAGAAPVLRIFGVSGKLARQNSVRNPRRTAATASALMIGLTLITGMTVMAGSLQKGIDKMATSALKADYVVSMANFNNLSPDVEKTLAKTDGVTTISALREAPARIDGDTEYVTGVKGSAIGELTDLTVGNGSFKVSGTQAVVDEDTADRLGWKAGTTFSISYEDGKKRQMTVAGVYEGNEMIRGIMVDLATLAPNQANPGDSQVMLKTSGGTSDATKDKLEKALGNNPAVKVQDKQDVSNEIAQMFTLMLNMLYGLLAMAVLVAVLGVINTLAMSVFERSQEIGMLRAIGLDRKGIKRMVRLESLVISLFGGVLGVGLGVFFGWAAGELAGAKMPTYELVLPWDRMAVFLLLAAAVGVLAALWPARRAARLNMLSAIKSE from the coding sequence ATGCTCCGTACCGCCCTGCGCAACGTGCTGGCGCACAAGGCCAGGCTCCTGATGACCGTGCTCGCCGTGATGCTGGGCGTGGCGTTCGTCTCCGGCACCCTGGTCTTCACCAACACCATCTCGGACGCGTACCAGAAGAGTTCGGCGAAGGGCTTCGACCACGTCGACGTCGCCGTCGAACCGGAGTTCCCGCCCGACGGGCGCGACGACCTCGGCAAGGACCCCGAGCTGACCCAGGCCATGCTGGACAAGGCCGCCAAGGCCCCCGGCGCCGAGTCCGCCATCGGCGTGGTCAGCGGCTTCACCGCCATCGCCGGCAAGGACGGCAAGCTCATCGGCGGCGGCTTCCAGTCGCAGGGCGGCAACTACTGGGGCGACAAAGACCCCCGTTACCCCCTGAAGAGCGGCAAGGCCCCCGTCGGCAAGGACGAGGTCGCCATCGACGCCGAGACGGCGAGGCGGGCCGGCTACAAGGTCGGCGACACCGTACGGCTCTCGGTCGACGGCCCGGTCCTCACCCCCACCGTCACCGCGATCTTCACCACGGACGACGGCAACGTCGCCGCCGGCGGCAGCCTCGCCCTCTTCGACACGGCCACCGCGCAGCGGCTCTTCCACAAGACCGGCGCGTACGGCGAGATCGACGTGAAGGCCGCCCCGGGCACCAGCCAGACCGCCCTTCGCGAGAGCCTCGAGAAGGTCCTCCCGCAGGACCTCACCTCCACCACGACCGGCCAACAGCTCGCCGACTCCCAGGCGGAGATGATCGAGGCCGAGATGAGCGGCCTCAAGACCGGCCTGCTGGTCTTCGCCGGCATCGCGCTGTTCGTCGGCACGTTCATCATCGCCAACACCTTCACCATGCTGGTCGCCCAGCGCACCAAGGAACTGGCGCTGCTGCGCGCGGTGGGCGCCTCCCGCAAGCAGGTCACCCGCTCGGTGCTCCTCGAAGCCTTCCTGGTCGGCACGGTCGCCGCCGTCACGGGTCTGCTCGCCGGTATCGGTATCGGCGCGGGCCTGCGCGGCCTGATGGGCCTGCTGGACGCCACGGTCCCGGCCGGACCGCTGGTCATCACCCCGGGCACGGTCGGCACGTCGTTCGCCGTCGGCATCCTGATCACGATGCTGGCCGCCTGGCTGCCGGGCCGCCGCGCCGCGAAGATCCCGCCGGTCGCGGCGATGAGCAGCGTGCACGCCACGGCGACCACCAAGTCGCTGGTGCTGCGCAACACGCTCGGCGCACTGGTCGCGGCGGCGGGCGTCACCGTCGTCCTCTACGCCACGACCATGGACGGCAGCGACGGACAGGCCCCGATGGGCTTCGGCGCGGCCCTGCTGATCATCGGCGTCTTCATCCTCACGCCCCTGCTGTCCCGCCCGCTGATCGCGGGCGCGGCCCCGGTCCTGCGGATCTTCGGCGTCTCGGGCAAGCTGGCCCGCCAGAACTCCGTACGCAACCCGCGCCGCACCGCCGCCACCGCTTCCGCCCTCATGATCGGGCTGACCCTCATCACCGGTATGACGGTGATGGCGGGCAGTCTGCAGAAGGGCATCGACAAGATGGCCACGTCCGCGCTGAAGGCGGACTACGTGGTCTCGATGGCGAACTTCAACAACCTCTCGCCGGACGTCGAGAAGACGCTCGCGAAGACCGACGGCGTCACCACCATCAGTGCCCTGCGCGAGGCGCCCGCGCGCATCGACGGCGACACCGAGTACGTGACCGGTGTGAAGGGCTCCGCGATCGGCGAACTGACCGATCTGACGGTCGGCAACGGCTCGTTCAAGGTCAGCGGCACCCAGGCGGTGGTGGACGAGGACACCGCCGATCGCCTCGGCTGGAAGGCCGGTACGACGTTCTCGATCTCGTACGAGGACGGCAAGAAGCGGCAGATGACGGTCGCCGGTGTCTACGAGGGCAACGAGATGATCCGCGGGATCATGGTCGACCTCGCGACCCTCGCCCCGAACCAGGCGAACCCGGGCGACTCACAGGTCATGCTGAAGACCTCGGGCGGCACGTCCGACGCGACCAAGGACAAGCTGGAGAAGGCGCTCGGCAACAACCCTGCCGTCAAGGTCCAGGACAAGCAGGACGTGTCCAACGAGATCGCGCAGATGTTCACGCTGATGCTGAACATGCTCTACGGCCTGCTCGCGATGGCCGTCCTGGTCGCCGTGCTGGGCGTGATCAACACCCTCGCGATGTCCGTCTTCGAGCGTTCGCAGGAGATCGGCATGCTCCGCGCGATCGGCCTCGACCGCAAGGGGATCAAGCGGATGGTCCGCCTGGAGTCCCTGGTCATCTCCCTGTTCGGCGGAGTCCTCGGTGTGGGCCTCGGCGTGTTCTTCGGCTGGGCCGCCGGTGAACTCGCGGGCGCGAAGATGCCGACGTACGAGCTGGTGCTGCCCTGGGACCGGATGGCCGTCTTCCTGCTCCTGGCGGCGGCGGTCGGTGTCCTCGCGGCCCTGTGGCCGGCCCGCCGGGCGGCCCGTCTGAACATGCTGTCGGCGATCAAGTCCGAGTAG
- a CDS encoding ABC transporter ATP-binding protein: protein MTTTPLAERSTAVAARATELSKVYGQGETQVVALDRVSVDFRQAEFTAIMGPSGSGKSTLMHCVAGLDSFSSGSVRIGETELGSLKDKQLTKLRRDKIGFIFQAFNLLPTLTALENITLPMDIAGRKPDKEWLHKVIEMVGLADRLSHRPSELSGGQQQRVAVARALASRPDIIFGDEPTGNLDSRSGAEVLGFLRNSVRELGQTVVMVTHDPVAAAYADRVIFLADGRVVDEVHAPTADAVLDRMKRFDTKGRTS from the coding sequence GTGACCACCACGCCCCTCGCCGAACGGTCCACCGCGGTGGCCGCCCGCGCCACGGAACTGTCGAAGGTCTACGGACAGGGGGAGACCCAGGTGGTCGCTCTGGACCGGGTCTCCGTCGACTTCCGGCAGGCCGAGTTCACCGCGATCATGGGCCCCTCCGGCTCCGGCAAGTCCACGCTGATGCACTGCGTGGCGGGTCTGGACAGCTTCTCCTCCGGCTCGGTCCGCATCGGTGAGACCGAGCTGGGCTCGCTGAAGGACAAGCAGTTGACGAAGTTGCGGCGGGACAAGATCGGCTTCATCTTCCAGGCGTTCAACCTGCTGCCGACCCTCACGGCGCTGGAGAACATCACGCTCCCCATGGACATCGCCGGCCGCAAGCCGGACAAGGAGTGGCTGCACAAGGTGATCGAGATGGTGGGTCTGGCCGACCGGCTCTCCCACCGGCCCTCCGAGCTGTCCGGCGGGCAGCAGCAGCGCGTGGCCGTGGCCCGGGCGCTGGCGTCCCGCCCGGACATCATCTTCGGCGACGAGCCCACCGGGAACCTGGACTCGCGCTCGGGTGCGGAGGTGCTGGGCTTCCTGCGCAACTCCGTCCGGGAGCTGGGGCAGACGGTCGTGATGGTCACCCACGATCCGGTGGCCGCGGCGTACGCGGACCGGGTGATCTTCCTGGCCGACGGGCGGGTGGTGGACGAGGTGCACGCGCCGACGGCCGACGCGGTGCTGGACCGCATGAAGCGCTTCGACACAAAGGGCCGCACGAGTTGA
- a CDS encoding 4-hydroxybenzoate 3-monooxygenase yields the protein MRTTVGIIGAGPAGLLLARLLHNAGIDSVVLESRDRSYVEQRQRAGILEQGTVDVLRAAGAGARMDREGLRHDGIELRFARRRHRIDFPALTGGRSVMVYAQTEVCKDLIALQLKEGGPLLFEAEALEVEGADTDSPRVRFRHEGREDVLECAYVVGCDGFWGVARKAIPEELTQVFERTYPFGWLGILADVAPSHDELVYARHDRGFALLSMRSPVVSRLYLQVPEGTDAEAWSDEEIWDELERRFETADDWRLARGPVTAKSVTPMRSHVHEPMRHGRLFLAGDAAHIVPPTGAKGLNLAVGDVVTFARALVHQEETGSGELLDAYSQTCLRRVWQAERFSYEMTTLLHRPPGATPFEDRIQLARLERLASSHAAEQDLAEGYTGFALE from the coding sequence ATGCGAACCACGGTCGGGATCATCGGGGCCGGACCGGCCGGCCTGCTGCTGGCGAGGCTGCTGCACAACGCGGGGATCGACTCCGTCGTCCTGGAGAGCCGCGACCGGAGTTACGTGGAGCAGCGCCAGCGCGCCGGAATCCTGGAGCAGGGCACCGTGGACGTCCTGCGCGCGGCCGGCGCCGGTGCCCGCATGGACCGGGAGGGGCTGCGCCACGACGGCATCGAGCTGCGGTTCGCGCGCAGGCGCCACCGGATCGACTTCCCCGCCCTCACCGGCGGGCGGTCCGTGATGGTCTACGCCCAGACCGAGGTGTGCAAGGACCTCATCGCACTGCAGCTCAAAGAGGGCGGCCCGCTGCTCTTCGAGGCGGAGGCCCTGGAGGTGGAGGGGGCCGACACCGACAGCCCCCGGGTGCGCTTCCGGCACGAGGGGCGTGAGGACGTCCTGGAGTGCGCGTACGTCGTCGGGTGCGACGGTTTCTGGGGGGTGGCCCGCAAGGCGATACCCGAGGAACTCACCCAGGTCTTCGAGCGGACGTACCCCTTCGGGTGGCTGGGGATCCTCGCCGACGTGGCCCCGTCGCACGACGAGCTCGTCTACGCCCGCCACGATCGCGGTTTCGCCCTGCTGTCGATGCGCTCGCCCGTCGTCTCCCGGCTCTACCTCCAGGTGCCCGAGGGCACGGACGCCGAGGCGTGGAGCGACGAGGAGATCTGGGACGAGCTGGAGCGCCGCTTCGAGACGGCCGACGACTGGCGGCTGGCGCGGGGGCCCGTCACCGCCAAGTCCGTCACCCCCATGCGCAGCCATGTGCACGAGCCGATGCGCCACGGGCGGCTCTTCCTGGCCGGGGACGCGGCCCACATCGTGCCGCCGACCGGTGCCAAGGGGCTGAACCTCGCGGTCGGCGACGTCGTGACCTTCGCGCGGGCCCTGGTCCACCAGGAGGAGACCGGCTCCGGCGAACTGCTCGACGCGTACTCGCAGACCTGCCTGCGCCGGGTGTGGCAGGCCGAGCGGTTCTCGTACGAGATGACGACGCTGCTGCACCGGCCGCCCGGGGCGACGCCCTTCGAGGACCGGATCCAGCTGGCCCGGCTGGAGCGGCTCGCCTCCTCGCACGCCGCCGAGCAGGACCTCGCCGAGGGCTACACCGGCTTCGCCCTGGAGTGA
- a CDS encoding Bax inhibitor-1/YccA family protein — MRSSNPVFSRRGFSRDNGYAGFNAAPQAGGPAVGTQGNPYAQGAPGASQSGDPYAQNPYAQNPYAQQGLQHGAPPQAPPAAGRMTMDDVVARTALTLGTVTVGAVLAWVLLPVTSTSFGLAIGSALIAMVFALVQAFKRKASPPLILAYAAFEGVFLGVISEMYNSRWSGAPFQAVLGTLAVSGATLLIYKAGWIRVTARYARIGMAIAIAFVLVMAVNLLLVVFGVADDGGLRSMGPLGAIVGILAICLGAFFLTLDFKQIEDGIAYGAPRDESWLAAFGLTMSLVWIYLEMLRLVAIFSGND, encoded by the coding sequence ATGAGGAGCAGCAACCCGGTCTTCTCGCGACGGGGGTTCAGCCGCGACAACGGCTACGCGGGCTTCAACGCGGCGCCGCAGGCCGGGGGCCCCGCTGTCGGAACGCAGGGGAACCCGTACGCACAGGGTGCCCCCGGCGCCTCGCAGAGCGGTGACCCGTACGCGCAGAATCCTTACGCTCAGAACCCGTACGCACAGCAGGGCCTGCAGCACGGCGCACCGCCGCAGGCCCCGCCCGCCGCCGGTCGCATGACGATGGACGACGTCGTCGCGCGGACGGCCCTGACCCTCGGCACCGTCACCGTCGGTGCCGTTCTCGCCTGGGTCCTCCTGCCGGTCACGTCGACCAGCTTCGGCCTGGCCATCGGCTCGGCGCTCATCGCGATGGTCTTCGCGCTGGTCCAGGCCTTCAAGCGCAAGGCCTCGCCCCCGCTGATCCTGGCGTACGCCGCCTTCGAGGGCGTCTTCCTCGGCGTGATCAGCGAGATGTACAACAGCAGGTGGTCCGGCGCGCCCTTCCAGGCCGTGCTCGGCACGCTGGCCGTCTCCGGTGCCACCCTGCTGATCTACAAGGCGGGCTGGATCCGCGTCACCGCGAGGTACGCGCGCATCGGTATGGCCATCGCGATCGCCTTCGTGCTGGTCATGGCGGTCAACCTGCTGCTGGTCGTCTTCGGTGTCGCCGACGACGGCGGACTGCGCAGCATGGGCCCGCTCGGCGCGATCGTCGGCATCCTGGCCATCTGCCTGGGCGCCTTCTTCCTGACGCTCGACTTCAAGCAGATCGAGGACGGCATCGCCTACGGCGCGCCGCGTGACGAGTCCTGGCTGGCCGCGTTCGGTCTGACCATGAGTCTCGTCTGGATCTACCTGGAGATGCTGCGGCTGGTGGCGATCTTCAGCGGCAACGACTGA
- a CDS encoding DUF4287 domain-containing protein, producing the protein MSQVFSAETHRNLLARIPHCTGREISDWLRTVDEGPALHRFEEKVSWLRAEHDLAYGHAKAIIHEYDLRRAARNLR; encoded by the coding sequence ATGTCCCAAGTCTTCTCCGCGGAGACCCATCGCAATCTGCTCGCCCGCATCCCCCACTGCACCGGTCGTGAGATCTCCGACTGGCTGCGCACCGTCGACGAAGGCCCCGCTCTCCACCGCTTCGAGGAGAAGGTCAGCTGGCTCCGTGCCGAGCACGACCTCGCGTACGGCCACGCCAAGGCGATCATCCACGAGTACGACCTGAGAAGGGCGGCGCGCAACCTGCGCTGA
- a CDS encoding acetyl-CoA C-acetyltransferase, with protein sequence MPEAVIVSTARSPIGRAFKGSLKDLRPDDLTATIIQAALAKVPELDPKDIEDLMLGCGLPGGEQGNNLGRIVAVQMGMDHLPGCTITRYCSSSLQTTRMALHAIKAGEGDVFISAGVELVSRFTKGNSDSLPDTHNPFFADAEARTAEVAASEGASWHDPREDGLVPDAYIAMGQTAENLARIKGVTRQDMDEFGVRSQNLAEEAIKNGFWEREITPVTTPDGTVVSKDDGPRAGVTLDGVAGLKPVFRPDGMVTAGNCCPLNDGAAALVIMSDTKARELGLTPLARIVSTGVTGLSPEIMGLGPVEASKQALSRAGLTVDDIDLFEINEAFAAQVIPSYRDLEIPLEKLNVNGGAIAVGHPFGMTGARITGTLINSLQFHDKQFGLETMCVGGGQGMAMVIERLS encoded by the coding sequence ATGCCCGAAGCCGTGATCGTCTCGACCGCCCGCTCCCCCATCGGCCGCGCATTCAAGGGCTCCCTCAAGGACCTGCGCCCCGACGACCTCACCGCGACCATCATCCAGGCGGCCCTCGCCAAGGTCCCGGAGCTCGACCCGAAGGACATCGAGGACCTGATGCTCGGCTGCGGCCTCCCCGGCGGCGAGCAGGGCAACAACCTCGGCCGCATCGTGGCCGTGCAGATGGGCATGGACCACCTCCCCGGCTGCACGATCACCCGCTACTGCTCCTCCTCGCTCCAGACGACCCGCATGGCCCTGCACGCCATCAAGGCGGGCGAGGGCGACGTCTTCATCTCGGCGGGCGTCGAGCTGGTGTCGCGCTTCACCAAGGGCAACTCCGACAGCCTCCCGGACACCCACAACCCGTTCTTCGCGGACGCGGAGGCCCGCACCGCCGAGGTGGCCGCCAGCGAGGGCGCGTCCTGGCACGACCCGCGCGAGGACGGCCTCGTCCCGGACGCGTACATCGCGATGGGCCAGACCGCGGAGAACCTCGCCCGGATCAAGGGCGTCACCCGCCAGGACATGGACGAGTTCGGTGTCCGCTCGCAGAACCTCGCCGAGGAAGCCATCAAGAACGGCTTCTGGGAGCGCGAGATCACCCCGGTCACCACCCCGGACGGCACGGTCGTCAGCAAGGACGACGGCCCCCGCGCCGGCGTCACGCTGGACGGCGTCGCGGGCCTCAAGCCCGTTTTCCGCCCCGACGGCATGGTCACGGCCGGCAACTGCTGCCCGCTGAACGACGGCGCCGCCGCCCTCGTGATCATGTCGGACACCAAGGCCCGCGAGCTCGGCCTGACCCCGCTGGCCCGGATCGTCTCGACCGGCGTCACCGGCCTCTCCCCCGAGATCATGGGCCTGGGCCCGGTGGAGGCGTCGAAGCAGGCCCTGTCCCGCGCCGGTCTGACGGTCGACGACATCGACCTGTTCGAGATCAACGAGGCGTTCGCCGCCCAGGTGATCCCGTCCTACCGCGACCTGGAGATCCCGCTGGAGAAGCTGAACGTGAACGGCGGCGCCATCGCGGTCGGCCACCCCTTCGGCATGACCGGCGCCCGCATCACCGGCACGCTCATCAATTCCCTCCAGTTCCACGACAAGCAGTTCGGCCTGGAGACGATGTGCGTGGGCGGCGGCCAGGGCATGGCGATGGTCATCGAGCGCCTGAGCTAG
- a CDS encoding SGNH/GDSL hydrolase family protein, with protein sequence MSSLSRARVARRIAAGAAYGGGGIGLLGAATVGVVLAEVQLAKRQVGHGRSPHPPSADGLYGYAYAGGEEPLRLTMLGDSTAAGQGVHRARQTPGALLASGLAAVAERPVRLRNVALPGAQSDDLDRQVRLVLSDPDGLPEVCVIMVGANDVTHRMPATRSVRHLSAAVRRLRTAGAEVIVGTCPDLGTIEPVHRPLRWFARRASRQLAAAQTIGTVEQGGRTVSLGDLLGPEFAENPRELFGPDSYHPSAEGYATAAMAVLPTVCAALGLWPADEERPDVARREGFLPVARAAAEAASEPGTEVAAAMPTGPRGPWALLKRRRRRRVPASDPAPSSP encoded by the coding sequence ATGTCGAGCTTGTCGAGGGCGAGGGTGGCACGGCGGATCGCGGCGGGCGCGGCGTACGGCGGCGGCGGGATCGGGCTGTTGGGCGCGGCGACGGTCGGCGTGGTGCTGGCCGAGGTGCAGCTGGCGAAACGGCAGGTGGGGCACGGGCGCAGTCCCCACCCACCGAGCGCGGACGGCCTGTACGGGTACGCCTACGCCGGTGGTGAGGAACCGCTGCGCCTGACGATGCTCGGGGACTCGACCGCGGCGGGACAGGGCGTCCACCGGGCCCGGCAGACGCCGGGCGCGCTGCTGGCGTCCGGGCTCGCGGCGGTGGCGGAACGGCCGGTGCGGCTGCGGAACGTGGCCCTGCCCGGCGCCCAGTCGGACGACCTCGACCGCCAGGTCCGGCTGGTCCTCTCGGATCCGGACGGGTTGCCCGAGGTGTGCGTGATCATGGTCGGTGCGAACGACGTGACGCACCGGATGCCGGCCACGAGGTCGGTCCGGCACCTTTCCGCCGCGGTACGCCGACTGCGTACGGCCGGTGCGGAGGTGATCGTCGGCACCTGTCCCGACCTGGGCACGATCGAGCCGGTCCACCGGCCGCTGCGGTGGTTCGCGCGGCGGGCCTCGCGGCAGCTGGCGGCGGCGCAGACGATCGGCACGGTCGAGCAGGGCGGGCGGACGGTGTCGCTGGGCGACCTGCTGGGACCGGAGTTCGCGGAGAACCCGCGCGAGCTGTTCGGGCCCGACAGCTACCACCCCTCGGCGGAGGGGTACGCGACGGCGGCGATGGCCGTGCTGCCGACGGTGTGCGCGGCGCTGGGGCTGTGGCCGGCGGACGAGGAGCGTCCTGACGTGGCCCGCCGGGAGGGGTTCCTGCCCGTGGCGCGGGCCGCGGCGGAGGCGGCGTCGGAGCCGGGTACGGAGGTGGCGGCGGCGATGCCCACCGGGCCGCGGGGCCCGTGGGCCCTCCTCAAGCGACGCCGCCGCCGTCGCGTCCCGGCCTCGGACCCGGCCCCGTCGTCCCCCTGA
- a CDS encoding cystathionine beta-synthase, translating into MQFHDSMISLVGNTPLVRLNSVTAGIQATVLAKVEYFNPGGSVKDRIALRMIEAAEKSGELQPGGTIVEPTSGNTGVGLAIVAQTKGYKCIFVCPDKVSTDKINVLRAYGAEVVVCPTAVDPEHPDSYYNVSDRLVRETPGAWKPDQYSNADNPASHYHSTGPELWTQTEGRITHFVTGVGTGGTISGTGRYLKDASDGRVQVIGADPEGSVYSGGSGRPYLVEGVGEDFWPTAYDRTVADEIVAVSDKDSFQMTRRLAKEEGLLVGGSCGMAVVAALRVAERLGPDDVVVVLLPDSGRGYLSKIFNDEWMADYGFLEDEGPSARVADVLSDKVHGAMPQLVHMHPDETVGEAIEVLREYGVSQMPIVKPGAGHPDVMAAEVVGSVVERELLDALFTQRASLTDPLEKHMSAPLPQVGSGEPVGDLMTVLGAADAAIVLVEGKPTGVVSRQDLLSFLAKGGRQ; encoded by the coding sequence GTGCAATTTCACGACTCGATGATCAGTCTCGTCGGCAACACCCCGCTGGTGAGGCTCAACAGCGTGACCGCCGGCATCCAGGCGACCGTCCTCGCGAAGGTCGAGTACTTCAACCCCGGCGGCTCCGTGAAGGACCGCATCGCCCTGCGCATGATCGAGGCCGCGGAGAAGAGCGGCGAGCTGCAGCCGGGTGGCACGATCGTCGAGCCGACCAGCGGCAACACGGGTGTGGGCCTTGCCATCGTGGCCCAGACGAAGGGCTACAAGTGCATCTTCGTGTGCCCCGACAAGGTGAGCACCGACAAGATCAACGTGCTGCGCGCGTACGGCGCCGAGGTCGTCGTCTGCCCGACCGCGGTCGACCCCGAGCACCCCGACTCGTACTACAACGTCTCCGACCGGCTGGTGCGCGAGACGCCCGGAGCCTGGAAGCCCGACCAGTACTCCAACGCCGACAATCCCGCCTCGCACTATCACTCCACCGGCCCTGAGCTGTGGACGCAGACGGAGGGGCGGATCACCCACTTCGTGACGGGCGTCGGCACCGGCGGCACCATCTCCGGCACCGGTCGCTATCTGAAGGACGCCAGCGACGGCAGGGTCCAGGTCATCGGCGCCGACCCCGAGGGGTCGGTCTACTCCGGCGGCTCCGGGCGCCCGTATCTCGTCGAGGGCGTCGGTGAGGACTTCTGGCCGACCGCGTACGACCGGACCGTCGCCGACGAGATCGTCGCCGTGTCCGACAAGGACTCCTTCCAGATGACCCGGCGTCTCGCCAAGGAGGAGGGCCTGCTCGTCGGTGGTTCCTGCGGGATGGCCGTCGTGGCGGCGCTGCGGGTCGCGGAGCGCCTCGGCCCGGACGACGTGGTGGTCGTCCTCCTCCCGGACAGCGGACGCGGCTACCTCAGTAAGATCTTCAACGACGAGTGGATGGCCGACTACGGCTTCCTGGAGGACGAGGGCCCCAGCGCCCGCGTCGCCGACGTCCTCAGCGACAAGGTGCACGGCGCGATGCCGCAGCTCGTCCACATGCACCCCGACGAGACGGTCGGCGAGGCGATCGAGGTGCTGCGCGAGTACGGCGTCTCGCAGATGCCCATCGTGAAGCCGGGCGCCGGACACCCGGACGTGATGGCCGCCGAGGTCGTGGGCTCCGTCGTCGAACGGGAACTGCTCGACGCGCTGTTCACCCAGCGGGCCTCCCTCACCGACCCGCTGGAGAAGCACATGTCGGCGCCGCTGCCGCAGGTCGGCTCCGGTGAACCGGTGGGCGACCTGATGACCGTGCTCGGTGCGGCCGACGCCGCGATCGTCCTGGTCGAGGGCAAGCCCACCGGGGTCGTCAGCCGGCAGGACCTCCTGTCCTTCCTCGCCAAGGGTGGCCGGCAGTAG